The Nitrospira sp. genome contains a region encoding:
- a CDS encoding response regulator transcription factor, with translation MPITIVIAEDQRLFRQSLRLLLEHERDLVVVGEAMDGRQAFDLAVAHKPGIVLMDVDMPRLDGITATRLIRSCVPDSKVLMLSVHDDDARIVAAVQAGACGYILKDADHQEFLRIIRATFEGDVVRSPFMPDGFAKKAMALVNKQGESEGSGLSLLTEREHEILACAAAGRSNKEIADQLCVSLDTVKTHLHHIYQKLRVSGRVEAVLTYLQSR, from the coding sequence ATGCCCATCACCATCGTGATTGCCGAAGATCAACGGTTGTTCCGGCAGAGCTTGCGCCTGCTGCTGGAACATGAGCGGGATCTCGTTGTGGTCGGGGAAGCGATGGATGGCCGGCAGGCGTTTGATCTCGCGGTGGCACACAAGCCGGGCATCGTTCTGATGGATGTGGATATGCCCAGGTTGGACGGCATCACGGCCACGCGATTGATCCGCAGCTGCGTGCCGGACAGCAAGGTGCTGATGCTGTCGGTACATGACGACGATGCCCGGATCGTGGCCGCCGTGCAAGCGGGCGCCTGTGGGTACATTCTCAAGGACGCCGACCACCAGGAGTTTCTGCGCATCATTCGCGCTACGTTCGAGGGCGACGTGGTGCGATCTCCCTTTATGCCCGACGGCTTCGCCAAGAAGGCGATGGCCCTGGTGAACAAACAGGGCGAATCGGAGGGCAGCGGGTTGTCGCTCCTTACGGAGCGCGAGCATGAAATTCTCGCCTGCGCCGCTGCCGGGCGGAGCAACAAAGAAATCGCCGATCAACTGTGCGTATCCCTCGATACCGTCAAGACCCATCTGCACCATATTTATCAGAAGCTCCGGGTGAGCGGCCGGGTTGAAGCCGTGCTCACCTATCTGCAGAGCCGCTAG
- a CDS encoding SUMF1/EgtB/PvdO family nonheme iron enzyme, translated as MKIYLVLLVLLFALVESGRANERPPLPVEKPAGSGVIVHRDGYVLTAHHVVANAKRITIVTSGEFRAPAVLVSVDAEHDLALLKVETVGLSEALLGYAGAVKLDQEVIAVGFQFGLREITITRGHVAAVRTKGVQRVFQVDAAVNPGNSGGPVFNRKGEVVGILTTKFTHPSGIVPEGMAFAVPISYATPLLANIPDFDFSAIGRGRRESPKGKGNGDLVMELTRTSVRIETLRMSEGPATVMQPAPMPPSSDGRRSAQPSVTHVPVPSARVHEPVPLAGDESIDRVNAQLLASQQEELKRLVDQGLTPPGEMVLIPAGEFLMGMEDGLPDARPIHRLSMSAYWIDRHGVTNGQYRACVEGGACLIPKVRDAFDDPQRAQFPVTNVTWSQARAYCQWVGKRLPTEAEWEKAARGIDGRRYPWGNSDEVIQKSRVKLTDGNSANGVDPLGLPSVSASPYGVLGMIGMVSEWVKDWYAEDFYRTSPARDPQGPLRGTFRVLRGGSWMERPLELRASYRAWDEMTYWGPTLGFRCATDVP; from the coding sequence ATGAAGATCTACCTGGTCCTGCTTGTCCTGTTGTTCGCGCTCGTCGAAAGTGGACGGGCGAACGAGCGTCCGCCGTTGCCGGTAGAAAAGCCGGCCGGCAGCGGCGTCATTGTTCATCGTGATGGGTATGTCCTCACGGCCCACCATGTCGTCGCCAATGCGAAGCGGATCACGATCGTGACGTCCGGGGAATTTCGGGCGCCCGCCGTGCTGGTGAGCGTGGACGCGGAACACGATCTCGCCTTGCTCAAGGTGGAGACGGTGGGGCTCTCCGAAGCACTCCTTGGGTATGCCGGCGCTGTGAAGCTGGACCAAGAGGTCATTGCCGTCGGGTTTCAGTTCGGCTTGCGTGAAATCACCATCACCCGTGGCCACGTGGCTGCCGTCAGGACCAAGGGCGTGCAGCGGGTCTTTCAGGTCGATGCCGCGGTGAATCCCGGTAACAGCGGAGGCCCGGTGTTCAACCGGAAGGGCGAAGTCGTGGGCATCCTCACCACGAAGTTTACCCATCCGTCCGGGATCGTGCCGGAAGGGATGGCCTTTGCCGTGCCGATCAGTTATGCCACGCCCTTGTTAGCCAACATCCCGGATTTCGATTTCTCCGCCATCGGCAGGGGGCGGAGGGAGTCACCCAAGGGAAAGGGCAACGGTGATCTGGTCATGGAACTCACGCGGACCTCCGTGCGCATCGAAACCCTGCGCATGTCCGAGGGGCCGGCCACGGTCATGCAACCTGCGCCGATGCCTCCGTCTTCTGACGGCCGGCGCAGTGCGCAGCCGTCTGTCACCCATGTGCCGGTGCCGTCCGCTCGCGTCCATGAACCGGTTCCCCTGGCCGGAGACGAATCTATTGATCGCGTGAATGCTCAACTGCTGGCAAGCCAGCAGGAAGAACTCAAGCGACTTGTCGATCAAGGCCTGACACCTCCCGGCGAGATGGTGTTGATTCCCGCCGGCGAGTTCCTCATGGGCATGGAGGATGGTTTGCCCGATGCCCGTCCGATCCATCGGTTGTCTATGAGTGCCTATTGGATCGACCGGCATGGAGTGACGAACGGGCAGTACCGGGCCTGTGTGGAGGGGGGGGCCTGTCTGATTCCGAAAGTGCGCGATGCCTTCGACGATCCGCAGCGAGCCCAATTCCCGGTGACCAATGTCACCTGGTCCCAAGCCCGGGCCTATTGTCAGTGGGTCGGTAAACGATTGCCGACGGAGGCGGAATGGGAAAAGGCGGCGCGGGGAATCGACGGCCGGCGCTATCCCTGGGGCAACAGCGACGAGGTGATTCAGAAAAGCCGGGTCAAGCTGACGGACGGGAATTCCGCCAATGGCGTCGATCCGTTGGGCCTGCCCTCGGTCTCCGCGTCACCCTACGGCGTGCTCGGCATGATCGGGATGGTGTCGGAATGGGTGAAGGACTGGTATGCGGAGGATTTTTACCGCACCTCGCCGGCCCGGGATCCGCAAGGGCCGCTGCGCGGGACGTTTCGTGTCTTGCGAGGCGGCAGTTGGATGGAGCGGCCCCTCGAGTTGCGCGCCAGCTACCGGGCCTGGGACGAGATGACGTACTGGGGGCCGACGTTAGGATTTCGTTGCGCGACCGACGTCCCCTAA
- a CDS encoding DUF3365 domain-containing protein, with protein MRRLPWMLACLVAAGWFLALPSARGLESSSDRSTIPFHTILELEQTARLLAILLDSGRAVVNDNQTLLDDPNKAHKGFTPEAFEGQLRDMFRGRAGINLDELDGSALSSRSRRLLQELVSVSKQVIADAQAELNRQGAGFKGFIPAVFGARVSTRFTAVTGVRLKQTALDPRNPANRPDSYERVALEAFADSAYPREKVISEMAANSSSLRLMFPLYATRQCLDCHGGPKGGLDRTGYPREGLTLGQNAGAISVLLPVGK; from the coding sequence ATGCGACGTCTGCCGTGGATGCTGGCGTGCCTGGTAGCAGCAGGGTGGTTTTTGGCCTTGCCGTCTGCCCGGGGGCTTGAGTCCTCCTCCGACCGGTCGACTATTCCCTTCCACACCATCCTCGAACTGGAGCAGACGGCTCGTCTGCTGGCCATCCTGCTCGACTCCGGCCGCGCAGTCGTGAATGACAATCAAACTTTACTAGATGACCCGAACAAGGCACACAAAGGCTTCACGCCGGAGGCTTTTGAAGGACAGCTACGCGATATGTTCCGTGGCCGAGCCGGCATCAATCTGGATGAGTTGGATGGGAGCGCCTTATCCTCCCGGAGCCGTCGTCTGCTTCAGGAGCTGGTGTCGGTGAGCAAGCAGGTGATCGCGGATGCTCAAGCGGAACTCAATCGGCAGGGGGCCGGGTTCAAGGGGTTTATTCCGGCCGTGTTCGGAGCGCGCGTATCCACGCGCTTCACCGCAGTGACGGGGGTGCGACTCAAACAGACGGCCTTGGATCCCCGGAATCCCGCCAATCGGCCTGACTCGTACGAACGGGTCGCACTGGAAGCGTTTGCGGACTCCGCCTACCCTCGTGAAAAAGTCATCAGTGAAATGGCTGCCAACAGTTCGTCGCTCCGCCTGATGTTTCCTCTCTATGCGACGAGACAGTGCCTTGATTGCCATGGCGGTCCGAAGGGGGGACTCGATCGCACGGGCTATCCGAGGGAAGGCCTCACCTTGGGGCAAAACGCCGGGGCCATTAGCGTGCTGTTGCCGGTCGGAAAATGA
- a CDS encoding PAS domain S-box protein has product MRQRVSLQSLITLSVLSIGILSGTVGLVYAYWHAKQSLHTTVGITFQEIARQSADKAALLLAKELEWMQRLSALPEIRASVEGASPAKQPTLQFEQWREEQHRYFHSLVIVRWDGQLVGGRQSESARTFYAQQPWWPVVFSAQRAWAGPLTVDDNGRGFWEVAVPIGGEGQPVRGALKAVIGTDRILSSIVGSRIGRTGHMMLLAEDGVVLACSMLAPNLHATLRTQSTQAAADAPAARWLQLEEDTHGGHQSIIGLARVVLPAQIEQARGWYILMQQDPSETFEPLLALMGKLGAFWVGAVVFIVWLRWRLARRIVRPLGDLIQRVNVFGGAWPSEPLPSQAFSLPSGIVEIDALASSFDDLAQRLEQASRVKAQYVRRLEQVNLDLATSEEHYRLLWNHSVDTKILIDPVGSILDINRRGEVTLGRGVSTLARRPFTDLVAESERPRLLEQLESVIRIGADLSGGAMHVPTPTGDLTMDVDWVPVKKAGRIESIMIQLRDLTEQKALERQVVRSERLASLSQFASMFAHDIRNPLAGIKKTLEWLGGCPEMGRDPPRRCLEDLRFTTDLLLGMINDMLDVYQENYSGLPLSTSPVSPSLLMHEVLRLFRSEAEAQEVRFNVQVPSEAVWIMGDGRRLQRVLINLIHNALKYSPARGAIMITVQVNGGQVSQRETVDEPDASSTVTIQIQDEGPGIAPEDLPHLFEMFFRKKDGQDYRIGRGLGLHFCRLVVDAHGGQITAANRPEGGAVFTVALPVRQEQVCPSPS; this is encoded by the coding sequence ATGCGTCAGCGGGTCAGTCTCCAGAGTTTGATTACCCTCTCTGTGCTGTCGATCGGGATTCTTTCCGGCACAGTCGGCCTCGTGTATGCCTACTGGCATGCCAAGCAGTCACTTCACACCACAGTCGGCATTACCTTCCAGGAAATAGCCCGCCAGAGCGCGGACAAAGCGGCCCTGTTGCTTGCCAAGGAACTCGAGTGGATGCAACGGCTCAGTGCCCTTCCTGAGATTCGAGCATCCGTGGAAGGGGCGTCCCCTGCGAAGCAGCCTACGCTGCAGTTCGAGCAGTGGCGAGAGGAGCAGCATCGTTATTTTCACTCGCTGGTGATTGTCCGGTGGGATGGCCAATTGGTCGGAGGCCGGCAGAGCGAATCCGCACGGACTTTTTATGCGCAGCAACCATGGTGGCCGGTTGTGTTCTCGGCTCAACGCGCCTGGGCCGGTCCGCTGACTGTTGACGACAATGGCCGAGGTTTTTGGGAAGTCGCAGTGCCGATCGGCGGAGAGGGGCAGCCGGTGCGAGGGGCCCTGAAGGCCGTGATCGGGACGGACCGTATCCTGTCCTCGATTGTGGGAAGCCGCATCGGCCGGACAGGACACATGATGCTGCTGGCCGAGGACGGTGTGGTGCTTGCCTGTTCCATGCTGGCCCCCAATCTTCACGCAACCCTTCGGACACAGTCTACGCAGGCAGCAGCGGACGCTCCCGCCGCTCGATGGCTTCAGTTGGAGGAGGATACGCATGGCGGGCACCAGAGCATCATCGGTCTGGCCCGGGTCGTCCTGCCGGCGCAGATCGAGCAGGCCCGTGGCTGGTACATCCTGATGCAGCAGGATCCGTCGGAGACGTTCGAGCCGTTGCTGGCCCTCATGGGGAAACTGGGGGCGTTCTGGGTCGGAGCCGTCGTGTTCATCGTGTGGCTGCGCTGGCGGCTGGCTCGGCGCATCGTGCGTCCCCTCGGCGATTTGATTCAGCGGGTCAATGTCTTCGGCGGCGCATGGCCGTCGGAACCGCTGCCGTCTCAGGCCTTCTCCCTGCCCAGCGGCATTGTCGAGATCGATGCGCTGGCCTCGAGTTTCGACGACCTCGCGCAACGATTGGAACAGGCCTCCCGAGTGAAGGCGCAGTACGTCCGCCGGTTGGAACAGGTGAATCTTGATCTCGCCACGTCGGAAGAGCATTACCGGCTCCTGTGGAACCATTCGGTCGATACCAAAATTCTGATCGATCCGGTCGGTTCCATTCTGGACATCAATCGGCGAGGGGAGGTCACACTCGGGCGGGGGGTCTCGACCCTCGCCCGGCGTCCGTTCACGGACCTCGTCGCTGAGTCAGAGCGGCCTCGACTGCTGGAGCAGTTGGAGTCAGTAATTCGGATCGGGGCGGACCTGTCGGGTGGGGCGATGCACGTTCCGACACCCACCGGTGACCTGACGATGGATGTGGATTGGGTGCCGGTCAAGAAAGCGGGCCGCATTGAATCGATCATGATCCAACTCCGCGACCTCACCGAACAGAAGGCGCTTGAGCGTCAAGTCGTTCGGTCCGAGCGGCTGGCCTCGTTGAGCCAGTTTGCCTCGATGTTTGCCCACGACATCAGGAATCCGCTGGCCGGGATCAAGAAGACGCTGGAGTGGCTTGGAGGCTGTCCCGAGATGGGGCGGGATCCGCCGCGTCGCTGTCTGGAGGACCTGCGCTTCACTACGGATCTCCTGCTGGGCATGATCAACGACATGTTGGATGTCTATCAGGAGAACTATTCGGGACTGCCGTTGAGTACGTCGCCGGTGTCGCCAAGTCTGTTGATGCACGAAGTGTTACGACTGTTTCGTTCCGAGGCCGAGGCGCAAGAGGTGCGATTCAACGTCCAGGTTCCCTCGGAGGCGGTGTGGATCATGGGGGACGGTCGGCGCTTGCAACGGGTGCTGATCAATTTGATCCACAACGCGCTGAAGTATTCGCCGGCAAGGGGCGCCATCATGATTACCGTGCAGGTGAACGGGGGACAGGTCTCACAGAGAGAAACTGTCGACGAGCCGGATGCAAGTTCGACCGTGACTATTCAGATCCAGGATGAGGGGCCTGGAATTGCGCCGGAGGACCTGCCGCATCTCTTCGAGATGTTTTTCAGGAAAAAGGACGGGCAGGATTACCGGATCGGACGCGGCCTGGGGCTGCACTTCTGCCGGTTGGTGGTGGATGCCCATGGCGGACAGATCACGGCGGCAAATCGTCCCGAAGGCGGCGCGGTCTTTACGGTCGCGTTGCCGGTCAGGCAGGAGCAGGTATGCCCATCACCATCGTGA